A window of the Chanodichthys erythropterus isolate Z2021 chromosome 21, ASM2448905v1, whole genome shotgun sequence genome harbors these coding sequences:
- the LOC137010787 gene encoding E3 SUMO-protein ligase ZBED1-like isoform X3 yields MCCSLLSMNTTKMTALRKLQLNHLIAAMWMCLNQLCDSAASCRQMRARCLQTTYFPDDHTGENIAAGLREGLASWDLHEENHVCITTDNASNMVLAARLNEWTRLQCFGHRLHLAIENALKDDRVSRATALCRKLVGHFSHSWKKKAALMEAQRELKLPEHNLITECPTRWGSKEMMIARVLEQAKAISQVLSGDRYARSLIPTWQDIDVLESIHKALHPLLEFTDALSGEEYVSISYLKPVLHLFATSVLAEDAEDTDLTKSIKTKVLAYLNNKYGDPNIQELLDVACFLDPRFKIQYISTDNIPAIKTRLKTEMVDLAQRTYHREKRSRTETVQMPQSAQPLGEKAKRSLGSFFKTSAASPSLPVEDVAEAELNNYLMTPTIDGEDDPLAWWRVHKISYPQLCIMARKYLCVPATSAPSERLFSTGGNIVTCTRSSLKPAKVNILVFLAKNL; encoded by the exons ATGTGCTGCTCGCTCCTCTCAatgaacacaacaaaaatgacagcgtTGAGAAAACTGCAGTTAAATCATCTGATCGCAGCGATGTGGATGTGTTTGAACCAGCTCTGCGATTCAGCGGCATCATGTCGACAGATGAg AGCTCGCTGCCTACAAACTACCTACTTCCCAGACGACCACACAGGGGAAAATATTGCAGCCGGCCTGAGAGAAGGGCTTGCCAGCTGGGATCTCCACGAGGAGAATCACGTCTGCATCACGACGGACAACGCGTCAAATATGGTTCTGGCTGCGCGGCTTAATGAATGGACGAGGCTCCAGTGTTTTGGGCACAGATTACATCTTGCCATTG AAAATGCACTCAAAGATGACAGAGTGTCAAGGGCAACAGCACTGTGCAGGAAGCTGGTGGGACACTTTTCCCACAGTTGGAAGAAGAAGGCAGCACTGATGGAGGCACAGAGGGAGCTCAAACTCCCTGAGCACAACCTCATAACGGAGTGCCCAACAAGATGGGGATCTAAAGAAATGATGATTGCTAGAGTGCTTGAACAGGCCAAAGCCATTTCTCAGGTATTGTCTGGAGATCGATATGCACGCTCCCTCATCCCAACCTGGCAAGATATTGATGTGTTGGAGTCGATTCACAAGGCACTGCATCCTCTACTGGAATTTACTGATGCTCTTTCTGGAGAGGAGTATGTGAGCATCTCCTACCTCAAGCCAGTTCTTCACCTTTTTGCCACATCAGTCCTGGCTGAAGATGCTGAGGACACTGACCTGACTAAATCAATAAAAACCAAAGTCCTAGCATACCTCAATAATAAATATGGAGACCCAAACATCCAGGAGCTTTTGGATGTTGCCTGTTTCCTGGACCCTAGGTTCAAAATACAGTACATCAGTACTGACAACATCCCTGCTATCAAGACCCGACTGAAGACAGAGATGGTAGACTTAGCACAGCGTACATATCATCGG GAGAAGAGGTCTCGTACTGAAACTGTTCAGATGCCTCAAAGTGCACAGCCCTTGGGGGAAAAGGCGAAGAGGTCTCTTGGCAGTTTTTTCAAGACCAGTGCAGCCTCTCCTTCTTTGCCTGTTGAAGATGTCGCAGAGGCAGAGTTAAACAATTACCTGATGACTCCTACCATTGATGGAGAAGATGATCCCTTGGCTTGGTGGAGGGTGCACAAGATCAGCTACCCACAGTTGTGCATCATGGCCCGCAAGTATCTTTGTGTACCTGCCACAAGCGCTCCCTCAGAGCGTCTTTTTAGCACAGGAGGGAATATTGTGACTTGCACTCGCTCATCCTTGAAGCCAGCAAAAGTCAATATTCTGGTTTTCTTAGCAAAAAACCTGTGA
- the LOC137010787 gene encoding E3 SUMO-protein ligase ZBED1-like isoform X2: MCCSLLSMNTTKMTALRKLQLNHLIAAMWMCLNQLCDSAASCRQMSTTDMWSSRTAEPYQSLTVHFIDEDFNLRARCLQTTYFPDDHTGENIAAGLREGLASWDLHEENHVCITTDNASNMVLAARLNEWTRLQCFGHRLHLAIENALKDDRVSRATALCRKLVGHFSHSWKKKAALMEAQRELKLPEHNLITECPTRWGSKEMMIARVLEQAKAISQVLSGDRYARSLIPTWQDIDVLESIHKALHPLLEFTDALSGEEYVSISYLKPVLHLFATSVLAEDAEDTDLTKSIKTKVLAYLNNKYGDPNIQELLDVACFLDPRFKIQYISTDNIPAIKTRLKTEMVDLAQRTYHREKRSRTETVQMPQSAQPLGEKAKRSLGSFFKTSAASPSLPVEDVAEAELNNYLMTPTIDGEDDPLAWWRVHKISYPQLCIMARKYLCVPATSAPSERLFSTGGNIVTCTRSSLKPAKVNILVFLAKNL, from the exons ATGTGCTGCTCGCTCCTCTCAatgaacacaacaaaaatgacagcgtTGAGAAAACTGCAGTTAAATCATCTGATCGCAGCGATGTGGATGTGTTTGAACCAGCTCTGCGATTCAGCGGCATCATGTCGACAGATGAg CACTACAGATATGTGGTCAAGCCGCACAGCTGAGCCTTACCAGAGTCTTACAGTCCATTTTATTGATGAAGATTTCAACCTCAGAGCTCGCTGCCTACAAACTACCTACTTCCCAGACGACCACACAGGGGAAAATATTGCAGCCGGCCTGAGAGAAGGGCTTGCCAGCTGGGATCTCCACGAGGAGAATCACGTCTGCATCACGACGGACAACGCGTCAAATATGGTTCTGGCTGCGCGGCTTAATGAATGGACGAGGCTCCAGTGTTTTGGGCACAGATTACATCTTGCCATTG AAAATGCACTCAAAGATGACAGAGTGTCAAGGGCAACAGCACTGTGCAGGAAGCTGGTGGGACACTTTTCCCACAGTTGGAAGAAGAAGGCAGCACTGATGGAGGCACAGAGGGAGCTCAAACTCCCTGAGCACAACCTCATAACGGAGTGCCCAACAAGATGGGGATCTAAAGAAATGATGATTGCTAGAGTGCTTGAACAGGCCAAAGCCATTTCTCAGGTATTGTCTGGAGATCGATATGCACGCTCCCTCATCCCAACCTGGCAAGATATTGATGTGTTGGAGTCGATTCACAAGGCACTGCATCCTCTACTGGAATTTACTGATGCTCTTTCTGGAGAGGAGTATGTGAGCATCTCCTACCTCAAGCCAGTTCTTCACCTTTTTGCCACATCAGTCCTGGCTGAAGATGCTGAGGACACTGACCTGACTAAATCAATAAAAACCAAAGTCCTAGCATACCTCAATAATAAATATGGAGACCCAAACATCCAGGAGCTTTTGGATGTTGCCTGTTTCCTGGACCCTAGGTTCAAAATACAGTACATCAGTACTGACAACATCCCTGCTATCAAGACCCGACTGAAGACAGAGATGGTAGACTTAGCACAGCGTACATATCATCGG GAGAAGAGGTCTCGTACTGAAACTGTTCAGATGCCTCAAAGTGCACAGCCCTTGGGGGAAAAGGCGAAGAGGTCTCTTGGCAGTTTTTTCAAGACCAGTGCAGCCTCTCCTTCTTTGCCTGTTGAAGATGTCGCAGAGGCAGAGTTAAACAATTACCTGATGACTCCTACCATTGATGGAGAAGATGATCCCTTGGCTTGGTGGAGGGTGCACAAGATCAGCTACCCACAGTTGTGCATCATGGCCCGCAAGTATCTTTGTGTACCTGCCACAAGCGCTCCCTCAGAGCGTCTTTTTAGCACAGGAGGGAATATTGTGACTTGCACTCGCTCATCCTTGAAGCCAGCAAAAGTCAATATTCTGGTTTTCTTAGCAAAAAACCTGTGA
- the LOC137010787 gene encoding E3 SUMO-protein ligase ZBED1-like isoform X1 produces the protein MFQLSYENVIYECSLNVFSWLCERLGNIPFYHSSNIMEMLLLNVLKQIVTKAERLIAFAIISRYEKMRFSNRNVRDLRWARDASERAENSAATTFHPVSSSLTCSAMASASTEQSVTDTAATLISKRNSTSVVWNYFGFKKEDAAQLQVLCRACRAPVATSRGNTTNLFQHLKKYHKSMYDSCMTKMPSTSAPDRPNTSRQGSLTEMFESVTPYERNSKRHGEITRAITEFIAKDMMPLSTVTKPGFVALTYTLDKRYNIPSRTYFSQTAIPELYKKCKEKVAAEVKTVEFFASTTDMWSSRTAEPYQSLTVHFIDEDFNLRARCLQTTYFPDDHTGENIAAGLREGLASWDLHEENHVCITTDNASNMVLAARLNEWTRLQCFGHRLHLAIENALKDDRVSRATALCRKLVGHFSHSWKKKAALMEAQRELKLPEHNLITECPTRWGSKEMMIARVLEQAKAISQVLSGDRYARSLIPTWQDIDVLESIHKALHPLLEFTDALSGEEYVSISYLKPVLHLFATSVLAEDAEDTDLTKSIKTKVLAYLNNKYGDPNIQELLDVACFLDPRFKIQYISTDNIPAIKTRLKTEMVDLAQRTYHREKRSRTETVQMPQSAQPLGEKAKRSLGSFFKTSAASPSLPVEDVAEAELNNYLMTPTIDGEDDPLAWWRVHKISYPQLCIMARKYLCVPATSAPSERLFSTGGNIVTCTRSSLKPAKVNILVFLAKNL, from the exons atgttccaattaagttatgaaaacgttatttatGAATGTTCTCTCaatgttttttcttggttatgtgaacgtttagggaacattccattttatcattcttcaaacattatggaaatgttacttttgaatgttctgaaaCAAATAGTAACTAAGGCTGAACGATTAATTGCATTTGCGATAATATCGCGATATGAGAAAATGCGATTTTCTAATCGCAACGTGCGCGATTTGAGGTGGGCACGTGACGCAAGCGAAAGAGCGGAGAACTCGGCTGCAACAACTTTTCATCCTGTCAGTTCATCTTTAACCTGTAGCGCAATGGCCTCTGCCTCGACGGAACAGTCAGTAACTGACACAGCTGCGACTTTAATCTCAAAGAGGAACAGCACGTCGGTGGTGTGGAACTATTTTGGTTTCAAAAAAGAAGATGCTGCACAGCTTCAGGTGTTATGCAGAGCATGCCGTGCTCCCGTTGCGACTTCACGGGGTAACACTACAAACTTGTTTCAGCACTTAAAAAAATACCACAAATCAATGTATGACAGTTGTATGACCAAAATGCCGAGCACCAGTGCGCCAGACAGGCCAAATACCTCAAGACAGGGATCACTGACCGAAATGTTCGAAAGTGTCACTCCGTATGAACGTAATTCAAAACGGCACGGGGAAATCACTCGGGCAATAACCGAGTTCATAGCCAAAGATATGATGCCTCTCAGCACGGTGACCAAGCCTGGATTCGTGGCATTGACATATACGCTTGATAAACGGTACAATATACCCTCCCGTACATACTTCAGTCAGACTGCCATACCGGAGCTGTACAAAAAGTGTAAAGAGAAAGTCGCCGCGGAGGTTAAAACGGTGGAGTTTTTTGCTAGCACTACAGATATGTGGTCAAGCCGCACAGCTGAGCCTTACCAGAGTCTTACAGTCCATTTTATTGATGAAGATTTCAACCTCAGAGCTCGCTGCCTACAAACTACCTACTTCCCAGACGACCACACAGGGGAAAATATTGCAGCCGGCCTGAGAGAAGGGCTTGCCAGCTGGGATCTCCACGAGGAGAATCACGTCTGCATCACGACGGACAACGCGTCAAATATGGTTCTGGCTGCGCGGCTTAATGAATGGACGAGGCTCCAGTGTTTTGGGCACAGATTACATCTTGCCATTG AAAATGCACTCAAAGATGACAGAGTGTCAAGGGCAACAGCACTGTGCAGGAAGCTGGTGGGACACTTTTCCCACAGTTGGAAGAAGAAGGCAGCACTGATGGAGGCACAGAGGGAGCTCAAACTCCCTGAGCACAACCTCATAACGGAGTGCCCAACAAGATGGGGATCTAAAGAAATGATGATTGCTAGAGTGCTTGAACAGGCCAAAGCCATTTCTCAGGTATTGTCTGGAGATCGATATGCACGCTCCCTCATCCCAACCTGGCAAGATATTGATGTGTTGGAGTCGATTCACAAGGCACTGCATCCTCTACTGGAATTTACTGATGCTCTTTCTGGAGAGGAGTATGTGAGCATCTCCTACCTCAAGCCAGTTCTTCACCTTTTTGCCACATCAGTCCTGGCTGAAGATGCTGAGGACACTGACCTGACTAAATCAATAAAAACCAAAGTCCTAGCATACCTCAATAATAAATATGGAGACCCAAACATCCAGGAGCTTTTGGATGTTGCCTGTTTCCTGGACCCTAGGTTCAAAATACAGTACATCAGTACTGACAACATCCCTGCTATCAAGACCCGACTGAAGACAGAGATGGTAGACTTAGCACAGCGTACATATCATCGG GAGAAGAGGTCTCGTACTGAAACTGTTCAGATGCCTCAAAGTGCACAGCCCTTGGGGGAAAAGGCGAAGAGGTCTCTTGGCAGTTTTTTCAAGACCAGTGCAGCCTCTCCTTCTTTGCCTGTTGAAGATGTCGCAGAGGCAGAGTTAAACAATTACCTGATGACTCCTACCATTGATGGAGAAGATGATCCCTTGGCTTGGTGGAGGGTGCACAAGATCAGCTACCCACAGTTGTGCATCATGGCCCGCAAGTATCTTTGTGTACCTGCCACAAGCGCTCCCTCAGAGCGTCTTTTTAGCACAGGAGGGAATATTGTGACTTGCACTCGCTCATCCTTGAAGCCAGCAAAAGTCAATATTCTGGTTTTCTTAGCAAAAAACCTGTGA